A genomic stretch from Rubripirellula reticaptiva includes:
- a CDS encoding SGNH/GDSL hydrolase family protein, giving the protein MKFNRKSVAVHVFAAAFLTMWLASPTEAQVTKKAPAKKVQPQFLPPEVNESLPNVLLIGDSISIGYMLDARKQLAGEANVWRPATNCGPTTTGLKSLDAWIGDTKWDVIHFNFGLHDLKYMGPQGKNLADPAAKTSAPQVSIDDYAENLRKIAKRLKATGATVIWRETTPVPEGARGRVPGDSKRYNEVAAKVMAEVGGIEIDPMYEIAVANANLQKKADVHYTPEGSAKLAEQVAKTVRTALAARAK; this is encoded by the coding sequence ATGAAGTTCAATCGAAAAAGCGTCGCAGTTCACGTGTTCGCGGCAGCCTTCCTGACGATGTGGCTCGCCAGCCCCACCGAGGCTCAGGTGACAAAAAAAGCGCCAGCCAAAAAGGTACAGCCTCAATTTTTGCCGCCCGAAGTTAACGAAAGCCTTCCCAACGTGTTGCTGATCGGCGACTCGATTTCCATCGGCTACATGCTCGACGCCCGTAAACAGCTTGCCGGAGAAGCCAACGTTTGGCGACCCGCCACCAATTGTGGACCAACAACAACCGGCTTGAAATCACTCGACGCATGGATCGGTGACACGAAATGGGACGTGATCCACTTCAATTTCGGACTGCACGACCTGAAATACATGGGCCCCCAAGGCAAAAACTTGGCCGATCCGGCCGCCAAAACCAGTGCCCCGCAAGTCTCGATTGACGATTACGCCGAGAACCTGCGAAAGATTGCCAAACGTTTAAAAGCGACCGGCGCCACCGTGATTTGGCGAGAAACCACGCCCGTGCCCGAGGGTGCCCGAGGCCGCGTCCCTGGTGATTCCAAGCGTTACAACGAAGTCGCCGCCAAGGTAATGGCGGAAGTCGGTGGCATCGAAATCGACCCGATGTACGAAATCGCAGTCGCCAACGCGAACTTGCAAAAGAAAGCCGACGTCCACTACACCCCCGAAGGATCCGCAAAACTGGCCGAGCAAGTCGCCAAGACCGTTCGCACCGCGCTGGCAGCCCGAGCAAAATAA
- a CDS encoding thiamine phosphate synthase: MTEKTLRATYRILDASSNRALEGLRTMEEWARFANDDHEMSAELKSIRHCVANAVGRLPRSTMLAARDTPGDVGTEITVPTEMMRSSVASVVAAAAARTAQSLRVIEEYGKTIDGQLASEIERARYRTYTVAALLELSLPADDRQRRLAASSLYVLVDAGVDEAAFSESVRGLYQSGVDVLQLRDRSASDRTLLQRSAVAALIARQCGGLFIVNDRADLAFASDADGVHVGQEELPVADARRILGPDKLIGLSTHSIDQARDAVADGADYIGCGPVFAGRTKTFDRYVGPAFLQQVSAEIELPAFAIGGIDLTNLDQVTGAGIHRVAVTGAVRDADDPAEAVAELKRRLGKPVTK, encoded by the coding sequence ATGACTGAAAAAACACTCCGAGCAACCTATCGTATTCTGGACGCGTCGTCGAATCGAGCCTTAGAAGGTTTGCGGACGATGGAAGAGTGGGCTCGGTTCGCCAATGACGACCACGAGATGTCGGCCGAGCTAAAGTCGATTCGCCACTGCGTTGCCAATGCGGTCGGTCGGTTACCACGTTCAACGATGTTGGCCGCTCGTGATACGCCGGGTGACGTAGGAACCGAAATCACTGTACCGACCGAAATGATGAGGTCATCGGTGGCATCAGTCGTTGCCGCCGCGGCCGCTCGAACGGCACAGTCACTGCGAGTGATCGAAGAGTACGGCAAAACCATTGATGGGCAGTTGGCGTCCGAGATCGAACGAGCGAGGTACCGGACCTACACCGTCGCGGCGCTGTTAGAGTTGTCGTTGCCTGCTGACGATCGGCAACGACGGTTGGCAGCGTCGTCGCTGTATGTGTTGGTAGATGCGGGTGTCGACGAGGCCGCGTTTTCAGAGTCGGTACGAGGCCTGTACCAGAGCGGCGTGGACGTGTTGCAACTCAGAGATCGCAGCGCCAGCGATCGAACGTTGTTGCAACGCTCGGCAGTCGCAGCTTTAATCGCTCGCCAGTGCGGTGGCTTGTTCATTGTCAACGATCGGGCGGATTTGGCGTTTGCGTCGGATGCTGATGGCGTGCACGTCGGGCAAGAAGAGTTGCCGGTGGCGGACGCAAGGCGAATCTTGGGGCCGGACAAGCTAATTGGCCTATCGACTCATTCGATCGATCAGGCTCGCGACGCGGTCGCCGACGGAGCCGACTACATCGGTTGCGGTCCGGTGTTTGCGGGACGGACGAAGACGTTTGATCGTTACGTTGGGCCAGCGTTTCTGCAGCAAGTTTCGGCGGAAATCGAGTTGCCCGCGTTTGCAATTGGAGGCATCGATTTGACGAACTTGGACCAGGTCACTGGCGCGGGCATTCACCGTGTGGCGGTGACCGGGGCGGTGAGGGACGCGGATGATCCGGCCGAAGCGGTGGCAGAGTTGAAACGCCGGCTGGGGAAACCGGTGACGAAATGA
- a CDS encoding prephenate dehydrogenase, with protein MHPNSDDNWPRRVAILGVGLLGGSVAMSIRRSRPETVFVGYSRSTDRLADAIRRGIIDEATDSIGDACRDCDAVVVATPVDRIAAMVIEAAGHCPDDCLITDVGSTKSGIVAAVEKDACAAAKFVAAHPIAGSEKSGSQYAVANLFDHKVVVVTPGKAADSAMVQRTDRFWKMTGGKTVTMSVADHDDYLAAISHVPHLMSALVARMTPPVARSLVGTGWKDITRVASGDPEMWTAICRENRPAIVTELARLAEELNQLRSIVEDGRDDEMASWLAEAKRIKDQG; from the coding sequence ATGCATCCAAACTCTGATGACAATTGGCCTCGCCGAGTCGCAATTCTTGGCGTCGGGTTATTGGGTGGCAGCGTTGCCATGTCGATTCGGCGTTCGCGTCCCGAGACTGTCTTTGTCGGATACTCGCGCAGCACGGATCGTTTAGCAGACGCCATTCGTCGCGGCATCATTGACGAAGCCACCGACTCGATTGGTGATGCCTGTCGCGATTGTGATGCCGTCGTCGTGGCGACGCCCGTCGACCGCATCGCTGCGATGGTGATCGAAGCGGCTGGGCATTGCCCGGATGATTGTTTGATCACGGACGTGGGCAGCACGAAAAGCGGGATCGTAGCCGCGGTTGAGAAAGACGCCTGCGCCGCCGCGAAATTTGTCGCTGCTCACCCGATCGCCGGTAGCGAGAAATCGGGCAGCCAGTATGCGGTCGCAAACTTGTTCGATCACAAAGTCGTGGTGGTGACGCCCGGCAAGGCCGCCGATTCGGCAATGGTCCAGCGGACGGATCGGTTTTGGAAAATGACGGGCGGCAAAACGGTCACAATGTCGGTTGCCGATCATGATGATTACTTGGCCGCCATCAGCCACGTGCCACATTTGATGTCGGCGCTGGTCGCTCGGATGACGCCACCGGTTGCCCGGTCGCTGGTCGGTACGGGCTGGAAAGATATCACGCGGGTCGCGTCGGGCGATCCGGAAATGTGGACAGCGATCTGCCGCGAGAACAGGCCGGCCATCGTCACCGAATTGGCCCGGTTGGCTGAGGAGCTGAACCAATTGCGATCAATCGTCGAGGATGGTCGCGACGACGAAATGGCAAGTTGGCTGGCCGAGGCTAAGCGGATCAAGGATCAGGGCTGA
- a CDS encoding bifunctional serine/threonine-protein kinase/formylglycine-generating enzyme family protein — MMNERTYEQSQDSSYTKLVLDSLLPNSEVESDDELLDPTQSISLSSVAGEDDPGLQFSDRYQVSKLLGAGGYGRVFKAFDQQLQRHVAIKVPHRHRITSTAQLDRYLEEARTLAKLDHPAIVSVYDVLSTADSLPCIVSAYIDGTSLAERMRSERLTIRHALTILSTIAGALSFVHSKGIVHRDIKPGNILLSKLDQPFLADFGLALRDESAVSSKVRVGTPAYMSPEQARGENHLVDGRSDIFSLGVVLYQLLTGKRPFTGSDRESLIENLLYREPRPPRQLFSSIPRDLERICLKALAKRASDRYSTSADLMEDVEHFLGACSDQTVDEDTRIDTGSTLPSKSEAGMVPRGLRSYGRHDADFFHRLIPGPCDREWVPESLRFWERRVAGRDEIEPPRIGVLYGPSGCGKSSFVKAGLLPLLDQNVETVFVEATRDETELRLLRGVRRLRPNLTLDATLTDALADTRRRREASAGPKLLLVIDQFEQWLHGRAEEDDRDLVNALRQCDGHTVQCLLLVRDDFWLALSRFMATLEVPLRQNHNAALVDLFGTSHARNVLAEFGVAYGRLPASHEDRTDEQNRFLDRAIDGLSQTGKVFPVRLALFVEMVKTQPWEIQTIERLGGVEGIGLQFLEESFSSDLAPAAQRTHEPAVRKVLRTLLPEPNVDIKGKMQSEQTLLEASGYQGQLSLFDEMICILDKELRLITPTDPAGTTSGDESISQSSDGIAYYQLTHDFLVPAIERWITKGQRETHRGRAELRLAEYVAMWKVKPISKYLPSWFDWAAIRVLSSPDRWNGIEKKMMRSATRLHLIRSLWVAGTMISVALLGWGIQNRSHAIAAVNQLQTVRTDQVSEVLKVIRDQGSFATGPLRHSLEKVEINSRDEIVNRLGLLQTSENQRRPLLKRVVDLDLPMVMVVGEQLGRLSRKEVEPLVALLKDSDQLPSRRLRAAIMLGFPTEEDASSLVSMSASDAETIVSELLHHAMVVPQDNSHLISGLKPFRDELLLPLSERIVQPDDTPVRSLATSLATQFYANSPADLLSLFLPASFEQQETMLLALENQWALVNDQIREIVFTEIDVNLPDPAYDLLARRRGVAAALLHRLGQAESTWPLLRHTDRPHVRAYLINRIGPLGGDFDVLLTRFSREPDASVRRAIVLAMGGFAWSEISKPSQSQALLVIKDAFKNDPDPGTHSATQWLLKRWQQMDWLDKEIDRQSKLGMDPRKNWFVNGEGQTMVILDARDDPDIGRVFAIGTGEVTVDQFRRFQPEQYYYQHRSPTGDCPMGMVDWYDCARYTRWLSEQLGDDGADGYAADLSAASDDQSYDGVLEGNSYRLPTAAEWRFACAALTKSRRYFGYSDALADDYYWYYETSVNDEKENRYFPAATKMPNDFGMFSMYDGVREWCHSQKGIRRQVLGLSSTANREDADTMLNDPLHKLPSDLPQASNGLYGLRVAKTISR; from the coding sequence ATGATGAACGAACGCACGTACGAACAGTCGCAGGACTCTAGCTATACAAAGCTTGTGCTCGATTCGTTGCTGCCGAATTCGGAAGTGGAGTCCGATGATGAGTTGCTCGACCCGACCCAATCAATATCGCTCTCGTCGGTCGCAGGTGAAGATGATCCGGGCCTTCAATTTTCGGATCGATATCAAGTTTCCAAGCTTCTGGGTGCGGGCGGTTATGGTCGCGTGTTCAAGGCGTTTGATCAACAACTTCAGCGCCATGTCGCGATTAAGGTTCCGCACCGACACCGAATTACTTCCACGGCTCAGTTGGATCGCTATTTGGAAGAGGCCCGGACGCTCGCCAAGTTAGACCATCCTGCCATCGTTTCGGTTTATGACGTCTTAAGCACAGCGGACTCATTGCCATGCATTGTGTCGGCTTATATCGACGGTACTAGCTTGGCCGAAAGGATGCGTTCGGAACGATTGACGATTCGGCATGCGCTAACGATATTGTCGACGATTGCGGGCGCACTCAGTTTTGTGCATTCAAAAGGCATCGTGCACCGTGACATCAAACCGGGCAACATTCTACTTTCGAAACTTGACCAGCCATTCTTGGCTGACTTCGGTTTGGCCCTCCGTGATGAGTCGGCCGTTTCTTCAAAAGTTCGCGTAGGAACGCCAGCGTACATGAGCCCGGAACAGGCTCGCGGCGAAAATCACTTGGTCGATGGTCGCAGCGATATCTTTTCGCTAGGCGTCGTTTTGTACCAGTTGCTGACCGGAAAAAGACCATTCACCGGAAGCGATCGCGAATCATTGATCGAAAACTTGCTTTACCGTGAACCTCGCCCGCCACGTCAATTATTCAGCTCGATTCCACGTGATCTGGAACGGATTTGTTTGAAGGCGCTCGCCAAGCGAGCCTCGGATCGGTACAGCACTTCCGCCGATCTTATGGAAGACGTCGAGCACTTTTTAGGTGCTTGTTCGGATCAGACGGTTGATGAAGATACACGAATCGACACGGGTTCAACTTTGCCGTCGAAATCCGAGGCCGGGATGGTGCCTCGCGGATTGCGGTCCTACGGACGTCACGATGCTGATTTTTTTCACCGGCTGATCCCTGGCCCGTGCGATCGTGAATGGGTGCCAGAGAGTCTGAGGTTCTGGGAACGTCGTGTCGCCGGCCGCGATGAAATCGAGCCACCTCGTATCGGCGTCCTGTACGGACCGTCGGGGTGTGGCAAGTCATCGTTTGTCAAAGCTGGTTTGTTGCCGCTGCTTGACCAGAACGTGGAAACCGTTTTCGTGGAAGCCACCCGTGACGAAACGGAGCTCAGGCTGCTGCGCGGGGTCCGTCGACTGCGTCCCAACCTGACTTTAGATGCGACTCTTACCGATGCACTTGCCGACACACGTCGTCGTCGCGAAGCATCGGCCGGTCCAAAACTGCTTTTGGTAATCGATCAATTTGAACAATGGTTGCACGGTCGTGCTGAGGAAGATGATCGTGACCTCGTCAATGCGCTGCGGCAATGCGACGGACATACGGTGCAGTGTTTGCTATTGGTGCGAGACGATTTTTGGTTGGCGCTTTCTCGTTTCATGGCAACGCTTGAAGTCCCGCTGCGGCAAAATCATAACGCGGCACTGGTTGATTTGTTTGGCACCTCGCACGCGAGAAATGTTTTAGCCGAGTTTGGTGTCGCCTACGGACGGTTGCCGGCTAGCCATGAAGATAGAACGGACGAGCAAAACCGCTTTCTGGATCGAGCGATCGACGGATTGTCACAAACTGGCAAGGTGTTTCCGGTTCGCCTTGCCTTGTTTGTCGAGATGGTCAAAACGCAGCCTTGGGAGATTCAGACCATCGAGCGGCTTGGCGGCGTTGAAGGAATCGGACTACAATTCTTAGAAGAATCGTTCAGCAGCGATCTGGCCCCTGCAGCACAACGCACTCATGAGCCCGCCGTGCGAAAAGTACTGCGGACGTTGTTGCCTGAACCGAATGTTGACATCAAAGGGAAGATGCAATCCGAGCAGACTTTGTTGGAAGCGTCTGGGTATCAAGGACAGCTCAGTCTGTTCGATGAAATGATCTGCATCCTGGACAAAGAACTGCGTTTGATCACGCCTACCGATCCGGCAGGCACCACCAGCGGCGATGAAAGCATCAGCCAGTCCAGCGACGGCATCGCTTACTATCAATTAACGCACGACTTTTTGGTTCCCGCCATTGAGCGCTGGATCACAAAAGGACAGCGAGAAACCCATCGTGGCCGCGCTGAACTTCGACTCGCCGAATACGTGGCGATGTGGAAGGTCAAGCCGATTTCTAAGTACCTGCCGTCCTGGTTCGACTGGGCAGCGATCCGAGTTTTGTCATCGCCGGATCGGTGGAATGGGATTGAGAAAAAAATGATGCGGTCCGCCACGAGGCTCCATCTGATTCGCAGCCTTTGGGTTGCTGGCACGATGATCAGCGTTGCGCTGCTTGGCTGGGGGATTCAGAATCGCTCGCACGCGATTGCCGCTGTCAATCAGCTGCAAACGGTTCGCACTGATCAAGTTTCCGAGGTTTTGAAAGTGATCCGCGATCAAGGCTCGTTTGCCACTGGTCCACTGCGCCACTCTCTCGAAAAGGTCGAAATCAACAGTCGCGATGAAATTGTCAATCGACTGGGACTGCTGCAAACCAGTGAGAATCAGCGTCGACCGCTATTGAAGCGAGTGGTCGACTTGGATTTGCCAATGGTCATGGTGGTTGGTGAGCAGTTGGGCCGTTTGTCGCGAAAAGAAGTGGAACCGCTTGTCGCTCTTTTGAAAGATAGTGACCAACTTCCATCGCGCCGTTTACGTGCGGCGATTATGCTGGGGTTTCCGACCGAAGAAGACGCTTCGTCCTTGGTTTCGATGTCTGCGAGTGACGCGGAAACGATCGTGAGTGAATTGTTGCATCACGCGATGGTCGTGCCCCAAGACAACAGCCATTTGATCTCGGGGCTCAAGCCGTTCCGTGATGAACTATTGCTTCCATTATCAGAGCGAATTGTTCAGCCCGACGACACGCCGGTCCGCTCGCTCGCAACTTCACTCGCAACCCAATTCTATGCCAACTCACCGGCCGACTTGCTGAGTTTGTTTCTGCCTGCATCGTTTGAGCAACAGGAAACAATGCTTTTGGCGTTGGAGAACCAGTGGGCTTTGGTGAACGATCAAATCCGCGAAATCGTCTTCACGGAAATCGATGTCAACTTGCCCGATCCGGCGTACGATCTGCTGGCGAGACGTCGTGGTGTCGCTGCGGCGCTGCTGCATCGCCTCGGTCAAGCCGAATCGACTTGGCCACTATTGCGTCATACTGATCGTCCTCACGTGCGTGCGTATTTGATCAATCGCATCGGTCCGCTCGGCGGAGACTTTGATGTTTTGTTGACCCGATTTTCGCGAGAACCGGATGCTTCAGTTCGTCGCGCGATTGTATTGGCGATGGGAGGTTTCGCGTGGTCTGAAATTTCTAAACCTTCTCAATCGCAAGCCTTGCTCGTTATCAAGGATGCGTTCAAAAATGACCCGGATCCTGGCACTCACTCTGCCACACAGTGGCTGTTGAAACGCTGGCAGCAGATGGACTGGCTCGACAAGGAAATCGATCGGCAGTCAAAGCTAGGTATGGACCCGCGGAAGAATTGGTTCGTCAATGGTGAAGGACAAACGATGGTAATCTTGGATGCACGTGACGATCCAGATATTGGTCGAGTCTTTGCGATCGGAACCGGCGAAGTTACGGTCGACCAGTTCCGGCGATTTCAGCCTGAACAATATTATTATCAACACCGATCGCCAACTGGTGATTGTCCGATGGGGATGGTTGATTGGTACGACTGTGCTCGATACACGCGGTGGTTAAGCGAGCAATTGGGCGACGACGGCGCTGATGGTTACGCTGCAGATTTGTCCGCCGCTTCGGACGACCAATCGTACGACGGCGTTCTTGAGGGAAATTCGTATCGGTTGCCGACTGCTGCTGAATGGCGTTTCGCCTGCGCCGCGTTAACGAAGTCTCGTCGGTACTTTGGTTATTCGGACGCGTTAGCGGATGATTACTATTGGTACTACGAGACATCCGTGAACGATGAAAAAGAGAATCGCTATTTTCCCGCCGCGACGAAGATGCCAAACGACTTTGGAATGTTCAGCATGTACGACGGAGTCCGGGAATGGTGTCACTCTCAAAAAGGCATTCGCCGACAAGTGCTCGGACTTTCCAGTACCGCCAATCGAGAGGATGCCGACACGATGCTAAATGATCCGCTTCATAAGTTGCCATCGGATCTGCCGCAAGCTTCCAACGGTTTGTACGGGCTTCGAGTTGCAAAGACGATCAGCAGATAG
- a CDS encoding alginate lyase family protein — MMIPANSRSCLHCFFVVISVFWPSDASAIEPKHDFTHPGIAHSRAEIEFVKGKLASSEQPWASAWQRLTESSYASLDWKPEPRAHVERGPSNNPNIGSSEFTQDGTAAYTLALRWALSGDERYAQKSAEVIGAWSTTLKSISNHDARLLIGMDGQKYCNAAELLKHTWDGWPEEQQAQFRSMAREVWYPVIKDFYPSANGNWDASMLQTMIAMGIFLDDREMFDRAVRYFLKGEGNGAITNYFNEFGECQESGRDQAHTQMGLEFLANTCEFAWAQGVDLYAADDNRLLLGFEYTAKYNLGFDVPYEPFVSFERRYHYKSISDNGRGSLRSMYEKVYNHYHNRKGLVAEFTEQAAMKNRERVFQEQGRGRESRETDSRNSEQRNSEQRDSEQQGPERRRRSGGRSRGQGSLYWDTLMFANQPASFADEQ; from the coding sequence ATGATGATTCCTGCAAATTCGCGTTCCTGCCTGCATTGCTTTTTCGTCGTCATTTCGGTTTTTTGGCCAAGCGATGCGAGTGCGATTGAGCCAAAGCATGATTTTACGCACCCAGGGATTGCTCACAGCCGAGCAGAAATCGAATTTGTCAAAGGAAAGCTCGCGTCGTCGGAACAGCCATGGGCTTCCGCGTGGCAGCGACTAACGGAATCCAGCTATGCGAGTCTTGATTGGAAACCCGAGCCGCGCGCCCATGTCGAACGCGGGCCAAGCAACAATCCCAACATCGGGTCATCCGAGTTTACTCAGGATGGTACCGCGGCCTACACGTTGGCGCTGCGTTGGGCACTTTCGGGTGACGAACGCTACGCGCAAAAGTCAGCCGAAGTCATCGGTGCTTGGTCAACAACGTTGAAGTCCATTTCCAATCATGACGCACGTTTGTTGATCGGCATGGACGGACAAAAGTACTGTAACGCCGCCGAACTTCTCAAACACACATGGGATGGTTGGCCCGAGGAACAACAGGCTCAGTTCCGATCGATGGCACGTGAAGTCTGGTATCCGGTGATCAAGGATTTCTATCCGTCAGCCAACGGCAATTGGGATGCATCGATGCTGCAGACGATGATCGCGATGGGAATCTTCTTAGATGATCGCGAAATGTTTGACCGCGCCGTTCGCTATTTTCTCAAAGGCGAAGGCAACGGCGCGATCACGAACTATTTCAATGAGTTCGGCGAGTGTCAGGAGTCCGGACGCGATCAGGCGCATACGCAGATGGGACTCGAGTTCCTGGCCAACACCTGCGAATTCGCATGGGCACAGGGTGTTGATCTTTACGCTGCGGATGACAACCGGTTGCTGTTGGGGTTCGAGTACACCGCCAAGTACAACTTGGGGTTCGACGTGCCGTACGAACCGTTCGTCAGTTTCGAGCGGCGATATCACTACAAGAGTATCTCGGATAACGGACGCGGTTCGCTGCGGTCAATGTACGAGAAGGTTTACAACCACTATCACAATCGCAAAGGGCTGGTTGCCGAATTCACTGAGCAAGCGGCGATGAAGAATCGCGAGCGAGTGTTCCAAGAACAGGGTCGCGGTCGCGAAAGTCGGGAGACCGACTCGCGAAATTCTGAACAGCGAAATTCTGAACAGCGAGATTCTGAACAGCAAGGACCCGAGCGGCGCAGGCGAAGTGGCGGCCGAAGTCGTGGTCAAGGATCCTTGTACTGGGACACCCTGATGTTCGCGAACCAGCCTGCGTCTTTCGCGGATGAACAATAA